The DNA region TGAAACCGCTGCCGGTGTCGGCGACGCGGATTTCCAGATAATCGTCGGGCCGGACCGGCTCGTCGAAGGACTGGTCGCCCTCCAGGCGGCGGACACCGACCGCGATGTCGAGCCGGCCGCCGGCGGGCATGGCGTCGCGGGCATTGATGGCGAGATTGACCAGCGCGTTCTCCAGCTGGGTCTGGTCGGCGATGGTCCAGCAGTCCAGCCCCTCCTCCGGCACGCCGATGGCGATGGAGCTGGGAAAGGACCGGCGCAGCAGGACCGCCATGTCGCGCAGCAGGCCGCACAGCTCGACCGGCTCCGGCTTCAGCGGCTGCTGGCGGGAGAAGGCGAGCAGCCGGGCGGTGATGTCGGCGCCGCGGCGGCCGGCGCGCTGGGCCGGCTCCAGATAGGAGTCCAGCCCCTCGACGGCGGCGTAGCGGTCGCGCGCCGCCGACAGGTTGCCGATGATGATCGACAGCAGGTTGTTGAAGTCGTGGGCCAGCCCGCCGGAAAGCTGGCCGACCGCCTTCAGCCGCTGCGCCTCCACCAGCTGGCGTTCGGTCTGCTTCTCGTCGGTGATGTCCAAGGTCAGCACGAACAGGCCGGTGACGGCCCCCTCCTCCGTTCCGCCCTCGCCATGATGGGGGATCAGGGTGGTCTTGGTGACGATGTCGCGGCCCTTGCGCGGGAAGGCGTATTCGAAGGTCGCCACCTCGCCCGCCAGGCAGCGGTCGAGATGGGGCGCCAGCGCCACCATGGCGCGCCGGCCGACCACCTCGGCAAGGTCGCGGCCGATCACCTCGGCCTTGTCGCGGCCGACCAGTTCGGCCCAGCGCAGGTTTGCGAAGGTCAGCCGGCCATCGCGGTCGAGCCCGGCGATGCAGGCGGGAATCGCGTCGAGGATCACGCGCTGCCGCGTCTCCACCTCCGCCAGCGCGGCGGTTCGGTCGCGCACCCGGCTGTCGAGGGTGGCGACGGTGTCGCGCAGCTGCCGGACCATGCCGTCGAAGGCCGACGCCAGCAGCCCGATCTCGTCGCCGCGGCGGATGCCGCTCTGGGCATCGAGGTCGCCGGAACGGACCTGCGCCGCGGTGGCGGCCAGCCGGCGCAGGGGCCGGACCAGCCGGCCGACCGCGACATAGCCCAGCAGGCTGCCCGCCGCCATCAGCGCCATGCCGATGGCGAGGATACGGTTGCCCAGCACCACCGACGACCGCCGCAGCTCGTCGACATAGACCGAAGAGGCGATGTACCAGCCGAACCCCTCGAAATGCCGGACCCAGCTGATCTTCTCATAGGCGTAGTTGCCGGGATCGTCGGGCTTGTCCCACAGGTAGGTCAACGGCTCCCCCCTCGTCGCCGCGAGCTTCAGATCCTCGGCGATCGGATGGCCGGTGGCGGAATTCAGCCGGTCGCCGAAGGCCGTGCCCTCGATGTTCCCATTCGGGTGGATGATCATCCGGTTCGCCGAATCGAAGATGTAGAGATATCCCGTCCGGGCGATGCGCAGCTTGCGCAGGGCCTGGCGCAGATCCTCGATGGCGTCGGCCTTGCGGCGCTCGACCTCGGCGTCGACGTCGGCCAGATAGGCGCCGGTGCCGACGATGAGGCCGCGCCGGGGCAGATCCTTGAAGAAGCTGAGCTTCGGCGCCCGCTCGTCGCCATTGGGCCGCCACCACGGATAGGTCTGGAAGCCCTCCCCCTCCCGTTTGGCGGTGGCGACGATGGTGGGCAGGATGTGGCGGCCGAGCGTGTCGCGCAGATCGTCGGCCTTGCGCCCCTGATAGTCCGGCGAGGGGTGCGACAGAATCACGGAATCATAGCCGATGGCCCAGACATAATCGCCATTGCCGTAGCGCAGGGCGCGCAAACCCGCCATCGCCTCGCGCCGCGCCTCGTCCATCGTGATCTCGCCGCGGTCGGCGCGGGCATAGACATGCTCGATCGAGCCGACCGCCAGCTCCACCACGTCGCGCAGCCGGGCCTTGTAGGACTCCACCGTGGCGGTCCGCTGTTCCTCCAGCCCGACGCGGATGCGGCTGACCAGCTCGAACACGTTGTCGAGGATGGTGCGGCTGGCGTCGCGCTCGATCTCGTAGGCCTTCTCCTCGATGAAGGGGACGGAGAAGACGTAGGCCGCCGCCGAGAACAGCCCGAGCGAAATCAGGATCGCCGAGAACAGCCGGAGGAACAGGGGCGAGCGGATCATGGGGCGGCGTGACCAGCGGCGGGAGAGCGGGTTGCGCTCCCCAGTCTTTCAGCTTGCCAACCCCGGCTCAATCGCAAAGGGCACTCCCTGCCCTGCGGCAAGACGCGCCCTTTGGAAGATGCGGCCGATAGACGGCTAAAGACCGATGCTGACCACCAGATAGAGGCCGGCAGAGAACAGGGTCGCGCCCAGCAGCACGCAAACCGGCAGGGTCAACACCCAGGCCAGCAGCAGGTTGCGCAAGGTCCCCATCTGAAGGCCCGACTGGTTGGCCGCCATCGTGCCGGCTACGCCGGAGGAGAGGACGTGGGTGGTGCTGACCGGCAGGCCGAGAATGTCAGCGGCGCCGATTGTGGCCATCGCCACCAACTCGGCCGACGCGCCTTGGGCGTAGGTCAGGTGGGTCTTGCCGATCTTTTCGCCAACGGTGACGACAATGCGCTTCCAGCCGATCA from Azospirillum sp. B510 includes:
- a CDS encoding cache domain-containing protein is translated as MIRSPLFLRLFSAILISLGLFSAAAYVFSVPFIEEKAYEIERDASRTILDNVFELVSRIRVGLEEQRTATVESYKARLRDVVELAVGSIEHVYARADRGEITMDEARREAMAGLRALRYGNGDYVWAIGYDSVILSHPSPDYQGRKADDLRDTLGRHILPTIVATAKREGEGFQTYPWWRPNGDERAPKLSFFKDLPRRGLIVGTGAYLADVDAEVERRKADAIEDLRQALRKLRIARTGYLYIFDSANRMIIHPNGNIEGTAFGDRLNSATGHPIAEDLKLAATRGEPLTYLWDKPDDPGNYAYEKISWVRHFEGFGWYIASSVYVDELRRSSVVLGNRILAIGMALMAAGSLLGYVAVGRLVRPLRRLAATAAQVRSGDLDAQSGIRRGDEIGLLASAFDGMVRQLRDTVATLDSRVRDRTAALAEVETRQRVILDAIPACIAGLDRDGRLTFANLRWAELVGRDKAEVIGRDLAEVVGRRAMVALAPHLDRCLAGEVATFEYAFPRKGRDIVTKTTLIPHHGEGGTEEGAVTGLFVLTLDITDEKQTERQLVEAQRLKAVGQLSGGLAHDFNNLLSIIIGNLSAARDRYAAVEGLDSYLEPAQRAGRRGADITARLLAFSRQQPLKPEPVELCGLLRDMAVLLRRSFPSSIAIGVPEEGLDCWTIADQTQLENALVNLAINARDAMPAGGRLDIAVGVRRLEGDQSFDEPVRPDDYLEIRVADTGSGFTAEALARAVEPFFTTKALGSGLGLSMVYGFVKQSRGYLRIDSRSGAGTAVTLLLPRAEPVPRMPESEPVAAEPQSGGWSGQLALVAEDNDDVRQVMRRQLVDLGFSVVEAASGDEAAELVGQIDGLSLLVSDIVMPGLSGVELARRARRLRPAMRVVLVSGFTVGYGDLPADAVILTKPWDKRDLVAAIGHAADSAPV